CATAACACCATAAATGCCTGATATACTTTCTGGAAACCCAGTGCTTGAGCCTCATCTGTATTTCTCAGCAAGAACAGCAGCAAACGCTGACAGGTACTTGTCCATTGCGGCATGAGCCACCGGTGTGAATTCATCCCCCAAGTAACAGGCAAGGCTGACGAGCATACTGTGCGACAGCAGCTGCACAAGAAACACAAAAGATTGGTAAAGAGTGAACAACACACTTTTGTAATTTATAGTATGTGTCAGTTTCCTGAAAATCATGAACCCACACACTGCCATTTGTCCTCCTCAGTGTGTTATTGTTAATATAGTGATGTAATATTGTCTAATTTTCACAGAAAGCATGTCTGATAATTATAAGTGTCAAacaatgcattaaaaatatcGTCTCCTCCTCACCCACTCACCTCACAATGGCCAGTTTCACAGCTTGTAATTCCCAGACGTCCACAATTGTATAATACAATACCTTATACTTAATATACACATTATCATTTTGTTCACTTAAAATTGTTTTAACCATTTTTCAGATTTCCCGACTGGTTCACAGTCCTCGTTTTTGCACCCCATTTCAAAATTCCTGGAGGAACCCTTTTAATCAAATgtatcatttattttaattagtgctgtcaatagattaaaaaaaaattccattttttttctcctccataaAACAAACTAGTTTATTTGATGTGTCATCTGAAcaggctggaaaaacaaaacagcagcagactTACAGTTAGTAAATCTGTTGTTTTCGTTTTTAGTTCAGTTAAACTCTATTATAGAATTACTGAAAAAATCCCTACATACTAATAGGATTATCTTTTGCATGGAGAATTAAAATGCACAAATAAATGCAATTTCATACATTGGAGTCACCTGTTCACCTTATAGCATACAACAAAGAAACTGCACAAATGTATATATTAACCCTGTAACACCAAGTGCATCATACTTGCTACATGAGTTTCTGGctattatttcatggttcaggctttacTGGATTAATAGATATACTTAAAAGGGAAATCTGGATAACAAAAAAACTGATTATGTctaattaaaagattaaaagtgaattttaaaaaatccaatGCAAGAAGGGGATGGAGGAGCTGTAAATGGGTCTGAGGTGTTTAGGCACCTTAAAGTTTCTGGGGTCTATCCGAAGCTGGTAGGCATGCAGAGTCTGCAGGGGAGCCAGGGTGACAGTTAGCTGACTGATGTCTTGGGCCCCCTCAGCTATAGCCAGGACTATCTTCTTCCCATGAGCAAGCAGGTGGGATGAGTTAGGACTGATGTCTAGATGGGAAAAATATGTCTTGGTGCCCGGATAAGAAGCAAACATCCTTTAGAAGAAGGGAAAAGTGAAATTATTTCCATGCTGATATGATAGGAGCAACAGAGTAAGTGCTACATGCTGACTGACTTTGGTCACCAACTATCATTTGTGTGAATTTGAGGTTTCTAAAATGATCTCGGATCATTGCCAACACCTTGAAATCTCTATtagaggctccagcagtgagcACTACATTACATACATGCATTCTCTTGCGGGATTTGTTTGCAGTAATTACTTACTTTAGTAATGGTTAGGAAATCACATAGTAATGCTAAAGCCAATGTAATACTAACATCTGCAAACTTAAATGAAAGCTTATTGGTAGAGGAAATCAGCAATCTATTTATCACAACACATACTGTTACTGAAAATGTTACTTTGTGTGTAGGAGCTTAAATCTTCATGCAAAACAATTTAAAGACAATGCAGTAAAGTATGAAGGTTACACAGGTAAGTCTCAACCTACCTAAGGAGCGCATCTGCGCCAATCTCTGCTGCCACAGGAGTCAGTCTTTCCCATATTTCCTTAATTAAGTCTTTCTCCCTCTTGGACAACATTGTGGCCTATCATGCACAGAAACACTGTAGCCAAATATCCAAAGTGTGAGGTCTTTAcagccaaaacaaacaaacaaacaacaaactaatCAACCATTTTTTTGTCACTGCATTAACCTGTTAACCAAAATGCTAAAAAAGAAGGATGAGTGAAAGAGCGAAAGTAATAGTTCCTACTGCCTGAAGAAAACAGCGTGTACTGGTTGACCTCTCAGCAGATGTGttgtctctctctgcctctgcgTTATCAGACCGCAGCCAGGGCAGGGTGGGGGCTCCACACCACCACACTATCTGCTACCGCATGTGCGTCACATTGCATATTCACCGTATCATTGGTGGGGTAGAGCACAAGGTGCAGCTGTAGTTGAGGTTTCCCCCCCTTCATTGATGGTAGAATTCTTTTTCTTCAGCCTCTTGTTAATAGTTTTCAATTTCTAGGCATTTTAGCAGGGCTTTTTGCTCCCAGGCAGTGAAtaaagacacacacgcacactaaaaaataacatttaaaaaaaactaagacTAAAATCATAAGTTTCTTTTAATAAATATGTTCTCTAAACCTTGTGCTTCTGTTAgcaacattaaaataaagaaaccGAGTCAATACTAGTGTAATTTGGatgataattttttttgtctcagCTGCTGTTATCTGCAGGTCCACAAGCTGCCGGTTACAGAACAGTGGGTGTGAGCCCAGACCATAACATTATGAACCACACTGCAGTGTACATAAAGATCACATACATATAAGCCAAGTTGTAATGCCTCTGCTGATCTTAACACAGGACGTGAAAATGAGGCAGTGTAAAACTTCCTCAGTGGACTCAAGGCCCAGCCTTGTATGTAAGCTAATATTGTTTATTGGACTTCTTTCTGTTTCCAATTTGAAGCTTGAGTGAGgtttaaacaaataataaaactaaacatttctTCTGGATACCACAATTCAGAGTTGGAAACTTTGGCTTTCTAGCAATGGTAAACTTACTGGGGAGCTGTTTTGCTCATTTCCAGATGCacgtttttaaattttttaacagCTCCTCAGATCAtccactgtctgaaacaagctatTTTTAGGTCCTCCCCTTTTAAGCCACTCTTGATTCTCCTGATTGGCTCTAGCTTGGCTCCATAGTAGTTTTATATGGTGAACCAATCATGAATCAAAAAAACTCAGCACAAGTGTCTTTTTGTTTGGGTAAATATACATTAAAAGTGATGATTAATGCTGAAGAGTCACAGTTACTCAAGTGTCCCTTTAATATTTATAGTGATTAAATAACATTACATTAATAATAATTGGAAGAATAATAAGCTATAAagctaaaacaaaaaacccttctCATGTCAAAAGTCACATAAAACCTCTTATATGGCTCAAAATTATTACCAAAGCTTAACATGGTAAATTAGAAATAACCTTTTTATTATGATTGTCGACTTGAATTTAGTATTACACATATACTGTGCCAGAGAAAGTTAACGCATGAGTTGAGCTgaatagaaaaacaaagagatgagATTATAAAAAGCCAGATTCGTTCAGTTTGAAAGAAACAACTCCAAACAATTACTCATCTACATACACTGAACATCTATAGGAACATAGTCTTGATCATGGTCTCCTGTCACTAGGTAAACCCTACCACTGTTTTTAGCCACACTATAAATAATATCACAAATTCACAAAAATGAGAACATGCAcagataattaaaataaaaataaataaattaaaatgacaccACTATAGAGCAAGATATATGATTTCGAACAAGCACCAACAATCCCGCTGAGTCTTCAGGCTTGCCAAGTGTGAATCTGTCCACACCTACAAAGAACAAGCTTGTAttcttaaacaaaacaaaacaaaacaaaacaaaacaaaacaagtatgcagtttttattttagagACAGATATTACAGTTATTGCTTCAAATTGATTGGCCATGAGGATTTAAAAAGCCTTTTAATGTAGAGTATGTGTCCTGTAGTGCTTAAGAAATGAAATGGATGGTACCATTATGTCCATAGGTGGACCGTTAGGTTTTCTAAAATGCactctttgtttttcaccatATTTGCTATTGATTAAAGCTGCCTGCTCCAGATGAGGGTTGAACTCAGAACCTCAGCATTGCTTTCCAGCATATTAGTTCATTAGTACTGTGCAGTAACTGATTGCACCACTGGAGCACAATACTGTGACTGAAGATTTCCTTAATGGTGTTGAAATTCTGTTAAGctcttttaaatgaaaatgcaaGATTTTGAATGATTTTTATGAACGTTTACTTAAATTAAGTAGTGAGACTAACACATAGATTGAATCGCTATTTATGCTCATGTAACAGAATTTCCATGTTGAAGAGTCCAGGTGAGGCTTGAATCCTCAACTTCAGCATTTCTTCATACATTACTGCCTTAGAAGCACTGCACGCTGACTAGCTGCACCACTGGAGCTGAGTTGCAATATACAGATTaaatcatttattcattttttgatAACTGTTGATTAAACCAACCAAATAGTTTTACTGGCTTTTAATGGCACATGGCTGCCGTTTCCTGAGCctagttctgctggaggtttatgtataataaattatttgtttatttcacaaaacaggaaaagaccgccccAAAAGACCACTGCTTACCTAAATGACTCAAACTCACACACTTAGATCGCCAGACTAGGATGAAAGAAGGATGAACAAACATACAGAGATTCCTTTATTTACGAATAAAATGATTTCTCTACctgctgtaacaaaaaaagCCAGCATCAGCAGGAGTACATGTTTCAGTGAGCAGTACAACACAGAGAGATCCCTTTATTTGttagccatccatccatcttcttccgctttatccggggccgggtcgcgggggcagcagcctaagcagagaagcccagacctccctctccccagccacctcctccagcttatccgggggaacaccaaggcgttcccaggccagccgagagatataatctctccagcgtgtcctgggtctgccccggggcctcctcccagtgggacatgcccagaacacctcacccaggaggcgcccaggaggcatccttgtcagatgccctaaccacctcaactggttcctttcgatgtggaggagcagcggctctactctgagcccctcccggatggctgaacttctcacccctatctctaagggagaggccagacacccttcggaggaagctcatttctgctgcttgtatccgtgatctcgttcttttggtcactacccacagctcgtggccataggtgagggtagggacgtagatcgaccggtaaattgagaccttcgcttttacactcagctccctcttcaccacgacggaccggtgcagtgtccgcatcactgcggccgcagcaccaatccgtctgtcgatctccggctcccttctcccatcactcgcgaacaagaccccgagatacttgaactgttccacttggggcaggaagttatccccgacccggagtagGCACttcacccttttccggctgagaaccatgacctcagatttggaggtgctgatcctcattcccgctgctacacactcggctgcgaaccgttccagtgccaGCTGGAGGCTATCACTCAATGAAGCCagcagaaccacatcatccgcaaaaagcagagatgagattctgaggccaccgaagtgaaagccctccgccacttggctgcgcctagaaatcctgtccataaaaattatgaacagaatcagtgacaaagggcagccctggcggagcccatcacccactggGAACAAGTccaacttattgccggcaatgcgaaccaagctcttgcaacggttgtacagGGATCGAATagcggggtgtcctgtgggagatgctgtgggagtatggggtgtctggcccattgctacgggccattcgatccctttATATGTTAgagaaataatattaataataaagaagTTTGCTGCCTTCAAAGACCGCAAAACCAAATAAACAGAATAAGCTGTGGGATCCATCTAAtgacagttcaaagaaatccaacaatatgaggcaaaaacatgttttaaaatactgtatgatgtttactttattttgttgatttacaTTTGTTTGCCTTATATAAATTAGTACCCACTAACTCACTGGTGTGATTGTTCAATTCCAGTTTGTACAACATCTGCATTTATGAATAATCTAGTCCTGGCAACACAGCAGTTTTCAATCCAGCAACAAGAAGCACTTGGACAATCATTCCAACATGCTTCCAGACtgtaatttcaattcaattcaattcaattcaattttatttatatagcgccaaatcacaacaaaagtcgcctcaaggcgctttatattgtacagtagatagcacaataataaatacagagaaaacccaacaatcatatgacccctatgagcaagcactttggcgacagtgggaaggaaaactccttttaacaggaagaaacctccggcagaaccaggctcagggagggcggccatctgctgcgaccggttggggtgaaagaaggaaaacaggatgaaagacatgctgtggaagagagacagagattaataacagatatgattcgatgcagagggtctattagcacatagtgagtgagaaaggtgactggaaggaaaaactcaatgcatcatgggaatcccggcagcctacgtctattgcagcataactaagggaggattcagggtcacctggtccagccctaactatatgctttagcaaaaaggaaagttttaagcctaatcttgaaagtagagatagtgtctgtctcccgaatccaaactggaagttggttccacagaagaggggcctgaaaactgaaggctctgcctcccattctacttttaaatactctaggaacaacaagtaggcctgcagtgcaagagcgaagtgctctaatagggtgatatggtactacaaggtcattaagatagaatagaatagaatagaatagaatagctttttattgtcactgttacaagaacagtgaaaggcagtttggcatctctccatgtgtgtgaagtacacaatagcgtaagtatttacacaatgacaaatttacatttacacaagaaagatatgtacaagttatacatacacctgcaaacatacacgcacatacatacatatatgtatatatacatatttgcatccgtacatgcatacacacacatatttccacatacacgcttacgtctatatacatacacatacatgccatctaactagcaggtgcattgagaggtgcagtgtgatcagtgatattgcacattgagtgtgtggcggggatgatattgcacattgagtgagggtgggggtggggggtgctgttggaactatactaaataatgttataataaatacagtttaaagataagatggggcctgattatttaagaccttgtatgtgaggagcaggattttgaattcaattctggatttaacaggaagccaatgaagggaagccaaaacaggagaaatatgctctctctttctagtccctgtcagtacccttgctgcattttggattagctgaaggcttttcagcgagtttttaggacatcctgataataaagaattacagtagtccagcctggaagtaataaatgcatgaactagtttttcagcatcactctgagacaggatatttctaattttagagatgttgcgcaaatggaagaaagcagtcttacatatttgtttaatatgtgcgttgaaggacatgtcctggtcaaaaatgactcaaggttcctcacagcattactggaggccaaggtaatgccatccagagtaagaatctgcttagataccatatttctaagattttcagggccgagtacaataacctcagttttatctgaattaagaagcagaaagttagcggccatccaggtctttatgtctttaagacattcctgcagtttaactaattggtctgtgatacctggcttcatggatagatagagctgcgtgtcatctgcatagcagtgaaaatttatgctatgtcttctaatgatgctgcttaagggaagcatgtataatgtaaatagaattggtcctagcactgaaccctgtggaactccataattgaccttagtgtgtgaagaggactctccatttacatgtacaaattggagtctattagatagatatgatacaaaccactgcagtgcagtacctgtaatacctacagcatgttctaatcactctaataggatattatgatcaacagtatcaaacacagcactaaggtctagcaggacaagcacagagatgagtccactgtcagaggccataagaacatcatttgtaaccttcactaaagctgtttctgtgctgtgctgagctctgaaaccagactgaaactcttcaaataagccattcctctgcagatgatctgttagctgtttgacaactactctttcaaggatttttgatatgaaaggaaggttggagattggcctataattagctaagacagctgggtctagagatggctttttaagtaaaggtttaactacagccagcttgaaggcctgtggtacatagccgattattagagataggttgatcatatttaagattgaagcattaattaatggcaggacttctttgagcagttttgtaggaatggggtctaaaagacacgttgatggtttggaggaattaattattgaagttaactcagaaagatcaattggagaaaagagtctaacttaacattgatggtactaaaagtagctgtagataatgttacatctgtgggatgattattggtaattttttctctaatgataaaaattttatttgtgaagaagttcatgaagtcattactagttaacgttaaagggattgttggctcagtagagctctgactttttgtcagcctggctacagtgctgaagagaaacctggggttgttcttattttcttcaatcagtgacgaatagtaagatgttctggctttgcggagggctttcttataaagcagcaaactatttctccaggctaaatgatgatcctctaaatttgtgacacgccatttcctctccagcttacgagttatctgctttaggctacgtgtttgagaattataccacggagtcagggactttggatttgaggccttagttttcacaggagctacagtatccagagtcgtacgtagtgaggaggtaaaattattaacaagataatcgacctctgttggagtagcgttcaatgaattaaaagtctgtcttggtctttcgttaattaataggctggtgtgaaaaattgctgccacaccgccccctcggcctgtgcttcgagatttctggtagttagaatgactcgggggtgttgattcatttaaactaacatactcatcctgctgcaaccaggtttctgtaaggcagagtaaatcgatttgttgatcaattattaagtcatgtactaacagagacttggaggagagagacctaatatttaataatccacatttcactgttttactctttggttcagatgtggatactgtattgttctttgaATGTTTATAAACTGCTTGtcagcagtaaaataaatacaaccaTACAGTTATGATTGTTTTACATTAGCTACTGATCTTTCACTCATCCTGTGTTAAATTGtactctaatatatatatttttttttaaatctcaacCTTTAAAATAACACTCAAAAATAAGTTAACATATTTCCCTGTAACACTGATAAAAGTCTCCTAAAAGCACAGCATGAGTCTGTTCTTCTTACCCCACCTAATTATCCTCAAAGCTAGTTTGGTGCAGCTACTCAAcacaagcagtttttacagacAGAAGCGGTTCTTTGTACGTTCCGCATGTAATGTGACTCCCACGTGATGTGTCACACAACAAACTGGAAATAGCTTTAAGTGACATGTGTGCACATGTTTATGGCTTCTTGTATTTGTGCTGTTACCTGAGTGTCTGTAAATGAGCTTAAACCAGGATTTGGATGGTCCATACAGCATTTACGATCGCGGAGGTTCTGTCGCTCTCAGTATagtgctgagaaaaaaaaacttggcaAATGCTGTTTCCTGTTCTGGCCTCCAGCAGTAGAAGGAAGTGGCCTTTGAAGTGTTGCATGCAGCCAAGCAACTCACAACTAAACAGGCAGCAGGAGGAAACCTGCTCTCCAATACTCAGaaaagacaaactgcacacagctgtttacCACACAACATCCCTTTTCAAACCTCAGTAAAGCTAAACAGTTTTGCCAATGGTCCTTTTTTTTCAAGGAGATCGGTGTTCAGTGTGCAAATTTGTAAGCATGTTTTATTTAAGCATAATTGCATCACTTTATTCAGCAACTGGTTCCCAATTCATTTTAACTTCTTATGTTTTCCAGTGTATAACTAGATGTAACCTAATTTTAAAAGCAACttaataatacaatatattctACATTAGCTTCTTTCACTTGCATCCATCTGTGAATAGTTTTTGTAAGTTACTTTCACCCATTTTGACATTGTAATTCCTCAGATTTCCAAAGATTCAATGACTTCTTGCATTGATTTTTTGAGTATGTGTATATTTAGTCATTATACCATTTCTGCAGGTTTAAATAACTGcctgtatattttttttcagccttgcattctttattttttcatgtaaCCTCCATTTCCACTGAAGTGAAAATTTATCCCTAACACACCTAGGAACACCTGGCCAGTGTCTTGCACAACCTGTGACCGCAAATATGATCCTTTTTCTAAGCTATACCCTGTGGGCAGGGCCTGTTTTGCATACAACAACCATATTGCTGCAGTGACTAAATGTTGTGGTGGTTATGATGAGAGACAGTGGTCAGATGCACCTATTAAAGACTTTAGGTGGCTGTGTATAGGGGAGGATGGTAAGAAGATCCGGGAGACTAAGATACTGACCCTGAAGGGGAGTCTGTTTCAGGTCGAATAAATTACTGCTGCAGTACCTGTGCTGGAAGAGATCTCTGACCAAGAAGATAAAATTACTTTACTATGTATGACATCTTTTTTTCCAGCATATATCTACTACCCTTAGATAGATTTATCCTTGACATACAGAGGAATATGGATGTTTAAAACTGTTTCTGCATTTCTGTAGTCTGTACTGATTCCCCCTTTTGCTTATTTgacctgttttttctttcattttttgatttatttatttttaatttttaatattttatgcatatatttttgtaatatttaaCCTTGAATTTAcccaaattattttattttatttttgcatttgattgtgttgtggttttcaAACCT
The Oreochromis aureus strain Israel breed Guangdong linkage group 8, ZZ_aureus, whole genome shotgun sequence DNA segment above includes these coding regions:
- the zgc:163057 gene encoding hemoglobin subunit alpha-D: MLSKREKDLIKEIWERLTPVAAEIGADALLRMFASYPGTKTYFSHLDISPNSSHLLAHGKKIVLAIAEGAQDISQLTVTLAPLQTLHAYQLRIDPRNFKLLSHSMLVSLACYLGDEFTPVAHAAMDKYLSAFAAVLAEKYR